A region from the Nostoc sp. HK-01 genome encodes:
- a CDS encoding alkylhydroperoxidase yields the protein MTKLIEYAEASDEVRAVYDDIRATRQTDYINNFWKALANHPPTLQRTWQTLKEVMTSPGELDPLVRELIYIAVSVTNNCDYCISSHTAAARAKGMNDEMFGELMAIIGTANMTNRLANGYKIPVDEQFKS from the coding sequence ATGACCAAGCTAATTGAATACGCAGAAGCCAGCGACGAAGTACGAGCAGTCTATGATGATATCCGGGCAACACGCCAAACAGACTACATTAATAATTTTTGGAAAGCTTTAGCTAATCATCCGCCGACTTTGCAACGCACTTGGCAAACACTCAAGGAAGTGATGACTAGCCCTGGTGAACTTGATCCGCTAGTACGGGAGTTGATTTATATTGCTGTGAGCGTAACAAATAATTGTGATTACTGTATATCTTCTCATACTGCTGCCGCCCGTGCTAAGGGGATGAATGATGAGATGTTTGGGGAACTAATGGCAATTATTGGCACGGCAAATATGACTAATCGCTTGGCTAATGGTTATAAAATTCCGGTAGATGAACAATTTAAGTCATAA
- a CDS encoding short-chain dehydrogenase/reductase SDR, translating to MNTTHQAESKKTALITGAASGIGYELACIFARNNYNLVLVDRNAVKLTEVSAKFQQELPIAVKEIVKDLAVSTAPEEIFRELQQANIQVNVLVNNAGFGTYGLFSDTNLNAELEMLQVNLVCLTHLTKLFLKDMIKQGEGKILNVASAAAFQPGPLMAVYFATKAYVLSFSEAIANELEGTGVSVTVLCPGTTASAFHERTGMADSKLVKRQKMMDAETVAQIGYDALMKGKTLVIPGLMNKFLAKIVRFVPRKLVPKIVRSMQEDK from the coding sequence ATGAACACAACACACCAAGCAGAGAGCAAAAAAACTGCTCTTATCACTGGGGCTGCGAGTGGAATTGGTTACGAATTAGCCTGTATTTTTGCTCGGAACAATTATAATCTGGTATTAGTAGATAGAAATGCAGTTAAACTGACAGAAGTTTCTGCAAAATTTCAACAAGAATTGCCTATTGCTGTCAAAGAGATTGTCAAAGATTTAGCTGTATCAACAGCACCAGAGGAAATATTTAGAGAATTACAACAAGCAAATATTCAAGTTAATGTACTAGTCAATAATGCAGGGTTTGGTACTTATGGATTATTCAGCGACACAAACTTGAATGCTGAACTAGAAATGCTACAAGTTAATTTAGTATGTCTGACACATTTAACTAAATTATTCCTCAAAGATATGATTAAACAAGGAGAAGGCAAAATATTAAATGTAGCGTCGGCTGCTGCTTTTCAACCAGGGCCTTTGATGGCAGTTTACTTTGCTACCAAAGCTTATGTATTATCTTTTTCTGAAGCGATCGCCAATGAATTAGAAGGTACAGGTGTAAGTGTGACAGTGCTGTGTCCAGGTACAACAGCATCAGCTTTTCATGAAAGAACTGGGATGGCTGATTCCAAGCTGGTGAAGCGTCAGAAAATGATGGATGCTGAAACTGTAGCCCAAATTGGTTATGATGCCTTGATGAAAGGTAAAACCTTGGTGATTCCTGGTTTGATGAATAAATTCCTAGCCAAAATTGTCAGATTTGTACCGAGAAAGTTAGTGCCAAAAATTGTCAGAAGTATGCAGGAAGATAAATAA
- a CDS encoding 4'-phosphopantetheinyl transferase HetI encodes MTSLNSLWLPASSNVSLLANEVHIWRIDLDVPDSQLDFFAATLSSDELARANRFRFLEHRQRFIAGRGSLRSILSRYLNIEPQQVRFDYEPRGKPLLADTLTTSGLLFNLSHSQDLALCAVNYTRKIGIDLEYVRSVSDLEALAERFFLPREYNLVRSLPADQQQAVFFRYWTCKEAYLKATGDGISQLEQVEISLTPTQQAKLLTSADWSIVEFTPADNYHAAVAVAGSGWDLKCWQFTTIF; translated from the coding sequence ATGACTAGTCTGAATTCTCTATGGCTACCAGCATCAAGCAATGTAAGTTTATTAGCAAATGAAGTTCATATCTGGCGAATTGACTTGGATGTACCCGACTCACAGCTAGATTTTTTCGCTGCAACTTTATCTAGTGATGAACTAGCTCGTGCTAACCGATTCCGTTTTCTAGAACATCGTCAACGTTTTATTGCAGGCCGCGGTAGCTTGAGAAGTATATTAAGCCGTTACTTAAATATCGAGCCGCAACAAGTACGATTTGATTATGAACCTCGTGGTAAACCGCTGTTGGCTGATACTTTAACCACTAGTGGTTTATTGTTTAACTTGTCACATTCTCAGGATTTGGCTTTGTGTGCAGTGAATTACACACGCAAAATTGGGATTGATTTAGAGTATGTGAGATCTGTATCTGATTTGGAAGCTCTGGCTGAAAGGTTCTTTTTACCGAGAGAATATAATTTGGTGCGATCGCTTCCTGCTGATCAACAACAAGCAGTATTTTTCCGCTATTGGACTTGTAAGGAAGCTTATTTAAAAGCCACAGGTGATGGAATTTCTCAATTAGAACAAGTGGAAATATCTCTCACACCTACACAACAGGCTAAATTACTCACATCCGCAGACTGGAGTATTGTAGAGTTTACCCCTGCTGATAATTATCATGCAGCTGTGGCTGTGGCTGGTTCTGGTTGGGATCTCAAGTGTTGGCAATTCACTACTATTTTTTAA
- a CDS encoding alpha/beta hydrolase fold protein, with translation MCYPPYNPAKFLQNGVAMTVYTAFWGKRYWESTSCDPEPPYHKTIFLGGQGVPIFSWVAIPENAHGTIIATYGITGELEQEWSLRLLGRKAYAQGYAVVLFDWRAHGKTAQLSPTLTSDGLYEGEDFVRLAAAAAAMGCPSKFWFMGFSLGGQLALWGLKAAAELTQDDENLGIKYSDIGGGAVICPSLDSLRSLTYLTKDRFGRLIEASIVRELKKLAWRIHDTHPGTIDPQAIERTNTIWDFDHELVIERLGFPSVEAYYKASSALQLLPKLTKPTLIVYAADDPLFHPDIIPELEAACNQNSAIDLLLTRYGGHVGYLSSKDCQYQAQDPDPWWAWNRILQWLEQQRTDLV, from the coding sequence ATGTGTTATCCGCCCTACAATCCAGCTAAGTTCTTGCAAAATGGTGTAGCTATGACTGTTTACACCGCTTTTTGGGGAAAACGTTACTGGGAAAGCACCTCTTGTGATCCAGAGCCGCCCTATCATAAAACAATATTTCTAGGTGGGCAAGGTGTGCCTATTTTTAGCTGGGTGGCAATTCCAGAAAATGCCCACGGTACAATTATTGCAACTTATGGAATTACGGGCGAGTTAGAGCAGGAATGGTCGTTGAGGTTACTAGGACGCAAAGCTTACGCTCAAGGCTATGCCGTAGTTTTGTTTGATTGGCGCGCCCACGGTAAAACAGCCCAATTGTCACCTACTTTAACCTCTGATGGGTTGTACGAGGGTGAAGATTTTGTGCGTTTAGCGGCGGCGGCGGCGGCGATGGGATGTCCTAGTAAGTTTTGGTTTATGGGGTTTTCTTTAGGCGGACAGTTAGCGCTTTGGGGTTTAAAAGCAGCTGCGGAGTTAACGCAAGACGATGAAAATCTCGGTATCAAATACAGCGACATTGGTGGTGGCGCAGTTATTTGTCCAAGTTTGGATTCGTTGCGATCGCTCACCTATCTCACAAAAGACCGATTTGGTAGACTAATCGAAGCTAGTATTGTCCGTGAGTTAAAAAAACTCGCTTGGCGAATTCATGATACTCATCCGGGAACTATTGACCCTCAAGCCATAGAACGGACAAATACCATCTGGGATTTTGACCACGAACTGGTAATAGAGAGACTAGGTTTTCCTAGTGTTGAAGCATACTACAAAGCCAGTAGCGCTCTCCAATTGTTACCAAAACTTACTAAACCAACCTTGATTGTCTACGCTGCGGATGATCCTTTATTTCATCCAGATATCATCCCTGAATTAGAAGCCGCCTGTAACCAAAATTCTGCCATAGATTTGCTACTTACCCGTTATGGAGGTCATGTCGGCTATTTAAGTAGCAAAGATTGTCAGTATCAAGCCCAAGACCCTGACCCTTGGTGGGCTTGGAATCGGATTTTACAATGGCTAGAACAGCAACGTACTGACCTTGTTTAG
- a CDS encoding geranylgeranyl reductase yields the protein MTLRVAVVGSGPAGSSAAETLAASGIETYLFERKLDNAKPCGGAIPLCMVGEFDLPPEIIDRRVRKMKMISPSNREVDINLVNEEEYIGMCRREVLDGFLRNRAAKLGANLINATVHKVDIPTNNTDPYTIHYVDHADGSVQGVGKTLKVDLIIGADGANSRIAKEMDAGDYNYAIAFQERIRLPEDKMAFYNDLAEMYVGDDVSTDFYAWVFPKYDHVAVGTGTMHVNKASIKQLQAGIRARAAKKLEGGKIIKVEAHPIPEHPRPRRVVGRIALVGDAAGYVTKSSGEGIYFAAKSGRMCAETIVETSNNGSRIPTENDLKLYIKRWDKKYGLTYKVLDILQTVFYRSDATREAFVEMCGDMDVQKLTFDSYLYKTVVPANPITQLKITAKTIGSLIRGNALAP from the coding sequence TTGACACTACGGGTTGCTGTTGTGGGGTCAGGCCCTGCTGGTTCATCTGCCGCCGAAACACTGGCTGCATCTGGGATTGAAACCTACCTGTTTGAGCGCAAGCTAGACAATGCCAAGCCCTGTGGGGGAGCTATCCCCCTATGTATGGTGGGTGAATTTGACCTACCACCAGAGATTATCGATCGCCGGGTGCGGAAGATGAAAATGATTTCGCCTTCCAATCGTGAGGTTGATATTAATCTGGTAAATGAAGAAGAATATATAGGAATGTGCCGCCGCGAAGTTTTAGATGGCTTTTTGCGGAATCGCGCGGCAAAATTAGGTGCAAATTTAATTAACGCCACTGTTCATAAAGTCGATATACCCACAAACAATACCGACCCTTATACAATTCATTACGTTGACCATGCTGATGGCAGCGTGCAGGGTGTTGGTAAAACCCTGAAAGTAGATTTAATTATTGGGGCGGATGGGGCAAATTCCCGCATTGCCAAAGAAATGGATGCAGGGGATTATAATTATGCGATCGCATTTCAAGAGCGCATTCGCTTACCCGAAGACAAAATGGCGTTCTACAACGACTTAGCCGAAATGTATGTCGGCGATGACGTTTCCACCGACTTTTATGCTTGGGTATTCCCTAAATATGACCACGTAGCCGTCGGTACTGGCACAATGCACGTCAATAAAGCCAGTATCAAACAGTTACAAGCTGGTATTCGCGCCCGTGCTGCCAAGAAACTAGAAGGCGGTAAAATCATCAAAGTTGAAGCGCACCCAATTCCCGAACATCCCCGTCCCCGTCGCGTCGTTGGTCGCATCGCCCTAGTCGGAGATGCTGCTGGCTACGTTACCAAATCTTCTGGTGAAGGGATTTACTTTGCGGCTAAATCTGGGCGGATGTGTGCTGAAACCATTGTGGAAACTTCCAACAACGGTAGCCGCATTCCTACAGAAAATGACCTCAAACTATACATCAAGCGTTGGGATAAGAAGTACGGACTCACGTACAAAGTGCTAGACATTTTGCAGACTGTGTTCTATCGTTCTGACGCTACCCGTGAAGCATTCGTTGAAATGTGTGGTGACATGGATGTGCAGAAGCTGACATTCGATAGCTATCTGTACAAAACAGTTGTCCCCGCCAACCCCATTACCCAACTAAAAATTACTGCCAAAACCATTGGTAGTTTAATTCGCGGTAACGCTCTTGCTCCCTAA
- a CDS encoding two component transcriptional regulator, winged helix family protein: MPRILVIDDDPAISELVAVNLEMAGYDVSQAEDGIKGQALALQLQPDLIMLDLMLPRVDGFTVCQRLRRDERTAEIPVLMLTALSQTQDKVEGFNAGADDYLTKPFEVEEMLARVRALLRRTDRIPQAAKHSEILNYGPLTLVPERFEAIWFGETVKLTHLEFELLHCLLQRHGQTVSPSEILREVWGYDPDDDIETIRVHIRHLRTKLEPDPRHPRYIKTVYGAGYCLELPSVPPSAEGASASAVE, encoded by the coding sequence ATGCCGAGGATTCTAGTCATAGACGATGACCCAGCAATTTCCGAGCTTGTTGCCGTCAATTTAGAAATGGCTGGCTATGATGTCAGTCAAGCTGAAGATGGTATCAAAGGTCAAGCGTTAGCTCTCCAGCTACAACCAGACCTGATCATGCTTGATTTAATGCTGCCGAGAGTAGATGGATTTACAGTTTGCCAACGCCTACGTCGGGACGAACGAACGGCGGAAATTCCCGTCTTGATGTTGACTGCCTTAAGTCAAACTCAAGATAAAGTGGAAGGCTTCAACGCTGGCGCAGACGACTATCTCACCAAGCCCTTTGAAGTAGAAGAAATGCTGGCGCGGGTGCGGGCTTTATTGCGCCGAACTGACCGCATTCCCCAAGCCGCCAAGCACAGTGAAATTCTCAACTATGGGCCATTAACCCTTGTTCCCGAAAGGTTTGAGGCAATATGGTTCGGTGAAACCGTGAAACTTACTCACTTGGAATTTGAGTTACTGCACTGTTTGCTACAACGCCACGGACAGACAGTTTCTCCTAGCGAAATTCTGCGGGAAGTTTGGGGTTACGATCCTGATGATGACATTGAGACTATCCGAGTCCATATTCGCCATTTAAGAACTAAACTCGAACCAGATCCCCGCCACCCTCGCTACATCAAGACGGTATACGGTGCAGGATATTGTCTAGAATTGCCTAGTGTCCCTCCATCAGCTGAGGGGGCTTCTGCATCAGCTGTTGAGTAA
- a CDS encoding (p)ppGpp synthetase I, SpoT/RelA, whose protein sequence is MSGIAISTSIDVTLPEWLNKCLRESSPRSGEAEERRQNDASLICRAFTFAYQLHHGQFRKSGEPYICHPVAVAGLLRDLGGSPAMIAAGFLHDVVEDTDVTIEEIEELFGSEVRQLVEGVTKLSKINFKSKTESQAENFRRMFLAMAQDIRVIVVKLADRLHNMRTLQYMSEDSRRRSAQETRDIFAPLANRLGIWHIKWELEDLAFKYLEPEAFRQMQQHVSEKRTAREEKLAKATAILRERLPHAGIHCLDISGRPKHLYSIYQKMQRQQKEFHEIYDLAALRIIVQTNEECYRALAVVHDAFRPIPGRFKDYIGLPKPNRYQSLHTGVIGLTGRPLEIQIRTLEMHHIAEYGIAAHWKYKETGGSNSPFTASDEKFTWLRQLLEWQSDLKDAQEYLDSVKDNLFEDDVYVFTPKGDVVSLNPGSTSIDFAYRIHTEVGNHCSGARVNGRIVPLSTRLQNGDIVEILTQKNSHPSLDWLNFVRTSTAKYRIKQWYKRSRREENVTRGRDLLEKELGKTGFESLLKSDSMQTVAEKCNYHSVEDLLAGLGYGEITLNLVLNRWREVVKAQQPATMVIPPFVPKESSATAKALRELPHSSSRASDSPIVGVEGLVYHLAGCCTPIPGESIIGVVTRGRGISIHRQGCHNLDNVECDRLIPVKWNSAVETRARPHTYPVNIQIEALDRVGVLKDVLSRLSDQGINVRHAQVKTAIGQPALMDLGIDIRDRSQLEQVFVQIKKMSDIVNIRRVGQNEE, encoded by the coding sequence ATGAGCGGCATAGCTATTAGTACTTCAATTGACGTTACACTTCCAGAATGGCTTAACAAATGTTTGCGAGAGTCATCACCAAGAAGTGGCGAAGCAGAAGAAAGAAGGCAGAATGATGCTTCGTTAATTTGTCGAGCATTTACCTTTGCCTATCAACTCCATCATGGACAATTTCGCAAATCTGGAGAACCATATATTTGTCATCCCGTCGCCGTAGCGGGTTTGCTACGTGATTTAGGGGGTAGTCCTGCTATGATAGCAGCTGGATTTCTTCATGATGTAGTTGAAGATACAGATGTCACAATTGAAGAAATCGAAGAGCTATTTGGCTCAGAAGTACGGCAGCTAGTCGAAGGTGTAACTAAGCTTTCTAAGATTAATTTTAAAAGTAAAACCGAAAGCCAAGCCGAAAATTTCCGTCGGATGTTTTTGGCGATGGCTCAAGATATCAGAGTTATTGTCGTTAAGTTAGCAGATCGTTTGCATAATATGCGAACTCTGCAATACATGTCAGAAGACAGTCGTCGTCGCAGCGCCCAAGAAACACGAGATATCTTTGCACCTTTAGCCAACCGTTTAGGTATTTGGCATATTAAGTGGGAATTAGAAGATTTAGCATTTAAATATCTCGAACCGGAAGCTTTTCGCCAAATGCAGCAGCATGTTTCGGAAAAACGCACGGCGCGAGAAGAGAAATTAGCTAAAGCTACAGCAATTTTGCGAGAACGTTTGCCACATGCTGGAATACACTGCTTAGATATTAGCGGTCGTCCCAAGCATTTGTATAGCATTTATCAAAAAATGCAGCGACAGCAAAAGGAATTTCATGAAATTTATGATTTAGCCGCGCTGCGAATTATTGTCCAAACGAATGAAGAATGCTATCGTGCTTTAGCTGTTGTTCATGATGCTTTTCGTCCGATTCCTGGTAGATTTAAGGACTATATAGGATTACCTAAGCCCAACCGTTATCAATCTTTGCATACTGGGGTAATTGGTCTGACTGGTCGTCCTTTAGAAATCCAAATTCGTACCCTGGAAATGCACCATATCGCGGAATATGGGATTGCAGCCCATTGGAAATATAAAGAAACGGGTGGTTCTAATAGTCCGTTCACAGCATCTGATGAAAAGTTTACGTGGTTACGCCAGCTATTAGAATGGCAAAGTGACCTGAAAGATGCTCAAGAATATTTAGATAGCGTCAAAGATAACTTGTTTGAAGACGATGTTTATGTCTTCACTCCCAAGGGCGATGTTGTATCTTTAAATCCTGGTTCTACCAGTATAGATTTTGCCTATCGCATTCATACAGAAGTTGGCAATCATTGTTCCGGCGCAAGGGTGAATGGGCGCATAGTACCTTTATCAACAAGGTTGCAAAATGGCGATATTGTGGAAATTCTGACCCAAAAGAATAGCCATCCCAGTTTAGACTGGTTGAATTTTGTCAGGACTTCTACGGCAAAATATCGGATTAAACAATGGTATAAGCGATCGCGCCGCGAAGAAAATGTCACCCGTGGACGAGACTTGTTAGAAAAAGAACTCGGTAAAACTGGGTTTGAGAGTTTGCTAAAATCAGACTCTATGCAGACTGTTGCGGAAAAGTGCAACTATCACAGCGTAGAAGATTTACTCGCAGGTTTGGGTTATGGCGAAATTACCTTGAATTTGGTACTCAACCGCTGGCGAGAAGTTGTCAAGGCACAGCAACCTGCCACAATGGTGATACCGCCATTTGTCCCCAAAGAATCATCAGCAACAGCCAAAGCTTTGCGAGAATTACCTCACAGTAGCTCCCGTGCCAGTGATTCGCCAATCGTAGGGGTGGAAGGTTTAGTGTATCATCTGGCTGGGTGTTGTACACCGATTCCTGGTGAATCAATTATTGGCGTAGTAACACGAGGACGAGGAATTTCTATCCATCGCCAAGGGTGTCATAATCTGGATAATGTGGAGTGCGATCGCCTAATACCAGTAAAATGGAACTCCGCTGTAGAAACGAGGGCGCGTCCCCACACTTACCCTGTTAATATCCAAATTGAAGCTCTTGACCGTGTTGGCGTTTTAAAAGATGTTTTATCGCGGTTAAGCGACCAAGGAATTAACGTCCGCCATGCACAAGTCAAAACAGCTATTGGACAACCAGCTTTAATGGATTTAGGTATAGATATACGCGATCGCTCCCAACTAGAACAAGTGTTTGTCCAAATTAAAAAAATGAGCGATATTGTCAATATTCGCCGTGTTGGTCAAAATGAGGAGTAG
- a CDS encoding sulfate ABC transporter ATPase subunit produces MGIVVESVSKNFGSFKAVDQVDLTVKSGSLVALLGPSGSGKSTLLRLIAGLEMPDSGRILLTGKDSTYQSVQERNIGFVFQHYALFKHMTVRQNIAFGLEIRKAPDKKVKGRVEQLLELVQLGGLGDRYPSQLSGGQRQRVALARALAVEPEVLLLDEPFGALDAKVRKDLRAWLRRLHDEVHVTTVFVTHDQEEAMEVSDEVVVMNKGRVEQVGTPADIYDNPASAFVMSFIGPVNVLPSSSRIFQSAGFDAPHPEVFLRPQDVIIEKQANGATASAKVSRLIHLGWEIQVELTLDDGQVVTAHLTRDRFNELELEPQQRVYVKPKDAKSFPVYYSI; encoded by the coding sequence GTGGGTATAGTAGTTGAGAGTGTATCCAAAAACTTCGGAAGTTTCAAAGCGGTTGATCAGGTTGATCTAACTGTTAAGAGTGGTTCACTAGTAGCGTTACTAGGGCCATCAGGATCTGGTAAATCTACTTTACTCAGGCTAATTGCCGGGTTAGAAATGCCAGATAGTGGCAGAATCTTGCTTACAGGTAAGGATTCTACCTATCAAAGTGTGCAAGAGCGAAATATTGGGTTTGTATTTCAGCACTATGCTTTGTTTAAGCACATGACTGTGCGGCAAAACATCGCTTTTGGTTTGGAAATTCGCAAAGCACCAGACAAAAAAGTTAAAGGCCGGGTAGAACAGTTATTAGAATTAGTACAGTTGGGGGGACTAGGCGATCGCTATCCCTCACAATTGTCAGGTGGTCAACGGCAACGGGTAGCATTAGCTAGGGCATTGGCTGTAGAACCAGAAGTATTATTATTAGATGAACCTTTTGGGGCATTAGATGCTAAAGTCCGTAAAGATTTACGAGCATGGTTACGCCGCCTCCATGATGAAGTTCATGTTACCACTGTTTTTGTCACCCACGACCAAGAAGAAGCAATGGAAGTTTCTGATGAAGTTGTCGTGATGAATAAAGGACGCGTCGAACAAGTCGGCACACCAGCAGATATTTACGACAATCCCGCCTCAGCATTTGTCATGAGTTTTATCGGCCCGGTGAATGTCTTGCCTAGCTCTTCTAGAATTTTCCAAAGCGCCGGATTTGACGCACCACACCCAGAAGTATTTTTGCGTCCCCAAGATGTGATTATTGAAAAACAAGCCAATGGTGCAACGGCATCGGCCAAAGTCAGCCGCCTGATCCATCTAGGTTGGGAAATCCAGGTAGAATTAACGTTAGATGATGGACAAGTGGTAACAGCCCATCTCACACGCGATCGCTTCAACGAATTGGAATTAGAACCACAACAACGGGTTTACGTAAAACCCAAAGATGCCAAGTCTTTTCCGGTATATTACTCAATCTAG
- a CDS encoding aromatic amino acid beta-eliminating lyase/threonine aldolase, translating into MSMNAEQFASDNYSGICPEALEYMLQANLGSAPAYGNDEWTQKATDYFRELFEINCEVFFTFNGTAANSLSLAALCQSYHSVICHETAHIETDECGAPEFASNGSKLLLAPGENGKLTAQSIEAIVTKRQDIHYPKPKVISITQSTELGTIYTIEELLEIQEIAQKYKLKIHMDGARFANAVAAINKTPAEITWKSGVDVLCFCGTKNGMALGEAILFFNKALAEDFDYRCKQAGQLASKMRFISAPWLGLLETGAWLKNARHANQCAEYLENQLLQIDGVEMMFLREANAVFVKLPEQVIQKLKEKNWQFYTFIGVGGVRFMCSWNTTKARMDELVRDIQAAIA; encoded by the coding sequence ATGAGTATGAATGCCGAACAATTTGCTAGTGATAATTACTCCGGTATTTGTCCAGAAGCACTAGAGTATATGCTGCAAGCGAACCTTGGTAGTGCGCCAGCCTACGGTAATGATGAATGGACTCAAAAAGCAACTGACTATTTTCGAGAACTATTTGAAATTAATTGTGAGGTATTTTTTACCTTTAATGGTACAGCAGCAAATTCTTTATCTTTAGCAGCATTATGTCAGTCATATCATAGTGTGATCTGTCATGAAACAGCACATATAGAAACAGATGAATGCGGTGCGCCAGAATTTGCCTCTAATGGTTCTAAACTGCTATTAGCTCCAGGAGAAAATGGCAAATTAACAGCGCAAAGCATAGAAGCTATTGTCACCAAGCGTCAAGATATTCATTATCCTAAACCTAAAGTTATTAGTATTACGCAATCAACAGAATTAGGAACTATCTATACCATTGAAGAACTTTTAGAGATTCAAGAAATTGCTCAGAAGTATAAATTAAAAATTCACATGGATGGCGCTCGATTTGCTAATGCTGTCGCTGCAATCAATAAAACCCCGGCAGAAATAACCTGGAAAAGTGGTGTAGATGTGTTGTGTTTTTGCGGAACAAAAAATGGTATGGCTTTAGGGGAAGCAATTCTTTTTTTTAATAAAGCCTTAGCAGAAGATTTTGATTATCGTTGCAAGCAAGCAGGACAACTAGCTTCTAAAATGCGGTTTATTTCTGCGCCTTGGTTGGGTTTACTAGAAACAGGTGCGTGGCTAAAAAATGCCCGTCATGCTAATCAATGTGCAGAATATTTAGAAAACCAACTATTACAAATAGATGGTGTGGAGATGATGTTTCTGCGGGAAGCTAATGCTGTGTTTGTCAAATTACCAGAGCAAGTTATTCAAAAGTTAAAAGAGAAGAATTGGCAATTTTATACATTTATCGGTGTCGGGGGAGTACGTTTTATGTGTTCTTGGAATACAACTAAAGCCAGAATGGATGAGTTAGTGAGAGATATTCAGGCAGCGATCGCCTAA